Proteins encoded together in one Qingshengfaniella alkalisoli window:
- a CDS encoding enoyl-ACP reductase FabI, with protein MADLLTGKRGLVMGVANERSIAWGIAKAMAAEGAELAFTYQGETFGKRVQPLVESIGSDFLIDVDVMNDEQLDAAFQHIKERWGKFDFLVHAIAFSDKSELSGRFVNTSRENFRNSLCISCYSLIDLSRRARPLMNEGGTILTLTYQGSNKVTPYYNVMGVAKAALESAVRYLANDLGPEGIRVNAISPGPMKTLAGAAIGGARKTYRATELNAPLRSNATLEAVGGTAVYLASDYGASTTGEIVHVDGGYHVLGMAQPENL; from the coding sequence ATGGCTGATTTGTTGACCGGCAAGCGTGGACTCGTCATGGGGGTTGCCAATGAGCGATCCATTGCTTGGGGGATAGCAAAGGCCATGGCCGCCGAGGGCGCAGAACTGGCTTTCACCTATCAGGGCGAAACTTTCGGCAAGCGGGTTCAACCGCTTGTGGAATCAATTGGGTCCGATTTTCTGATCGACGTCGATGTCATGAATGACGAACAACTCGACGCTGCTTTCCAGCACATCAAGGAGCGGTGGGGAAAGTTCGACTTTCTGGTCCACGCCATCGCGTTCTCCGACAAATCGGAACTGTCGGGTCGGTTCGTCAACACCAGTCGCGAAAACTTCCGCAACTCTCTGTGCATCTCGTGTTATTCGCTGATCGATCTGTCGCGCCGGGCGCGCCCGCTTATGAATGAAGGTGGCACGATCCTGACCTTGACCTATCAGGGATCAAACAAGGTCACTCCCTACTACAACGTTATGGGTGTTGCTAAAGCAGCGCTGGAATCGGCCGTGCGGTATCTGGCCAATGACCTTGGTCCGGAGGGCATCCGAGTGAACGCCATTTCCCCTGGCCCAATGAAAACCTTGGCGGGGGCGGCTATCGGTGGTGCGCGCAAGACCTATCGCGCGACCGAATTGAACGCGCCGCTGCGGTCCAATGCGACACTCGAAGCGGTGGGTGGAACGGCGGTGTATCTGGCATCCGACTACGGCGCGTCAACGACCGGCGAGATCGTCCACGTCGATGGCGGCTACCATGTGCTTGGTATGGCCCAGCCGGAAAACTTGTAA
- a CDS encoding nitrate reductase cytochrome c-type subunit, translated as MSPLKSFIAGAVLLTASQSFAQDGIATLRNGVPLDQDAQAAQIPEVVNSDVRQVRNYPEQPPVIPHQIDNYQIDINANKCLTCHSRTAVEISQAPMVSITHFMNREGQFLATVTPRRYFCTQCHVVQHDARPLVENGFVDVDTVLEYVQQQEGNN; from the coding sequence ATGTCCCCTTTGAAGTCATTCATTGCCGGTGCGGTTCTGCTGACCGCCAGCCAGAGCTTTGCCCAAGACGGTATCGCCACCCTACGCAATGGGGTGCCGCTCGATCAGGATGCGCAGGCCGCGCAAATCCCCGAGGTCGTCAATTCAGATGTACGCCAGGTGCGCAATTACCCCGAGCAGCCGCCTGTCATTCCGCACCAGATCGACAATTACCAGATCGACATCAACGCCAACAAATGCTTGACCTGCCATAGCCGTACGGCCGTCGAAATATCTCAGGCTCCGATGGTTTCGATTACGCATTTCATGAACCGCGAGGGGCAGTTTCTCGCGACCGTTACGCCGCGGCGATACTTCTGCACACAATGCCATGTCGTCCAGCATGATGCTCGGCCGCTGGTCGAGAACGGCTTCGTCGATGTCGATACGGTGCTGGAGTATGTTCAGCAGCAGGAAGGAAATAACTGA
- a CDS encoding cytochrome c3 family protein encodes MWRLLKRIWHIVSRPAVHLSLGFLTLGGFIMGVIFWGAFNTALELTNTETFCTSCHEMRDNVFQELKPTIHYTNRSGVRATCPDCHVPHEWTHKIARKMQASKEVWGKIFGTINTREKFLEKRIELAQHEWARLKANDSLECRNCHSAESMDITRQSNRAADAHQRFLFTGERTCIDCHKGIAHHLPDMSQAGLPSHTENTNDIAVLTREFLDQSTP; translated from the coding sequence ATGTGGCGGCTGCTCAAGCGCATATGGCACATTGTGAGCCGCCCTGCCGTGCATCTGAGCCTTGGCTTTTTGACGCTCGGCGGGTTCATTATGGGGGTCATTTTCTGGGGTGCCTTCAATACCGCCCTTGAGTTGACCAATACCGAGACCTTCTGCACCAGCTGTCATGAAATGCGTGACAACGTGTTTCAGGAACTCAAGCCCACGATCCACTATACCAACCGTTCCGGGGTTCGTGCCACATGCCCGGATTGCCATGTGCCACATGAATGGACGCACAAGATCGCGCGGAAGATGCAGGCGTCGAAAGAAGTCTGGGGCAAGATCTTCGGCACCATCAACACGCGGGAAAAGTTTCTGGAGAAGCGGATCGAGTTGGCTCAGCATGAATGGGCGCGGTTAAAGGCGAACGACTCGCTTGAATGTCGCAACTGCCATTCGGCGGAATCGATGGATATCACGCGGCAAAGCAACCGTGCAGCCGACGCCCATCAGCGCTTTCTTTTCACTGGTGAACGTACCTGCATAGACTGTCACAAGGGGATCGCGCACCATTTGCCGGATATGTCGCAGGCAGGCTTGCCCTCCCATACTGAGAACACAAACGATATCGCGGTGCTGACGCGCGAGTTCCTGGATCAGTCAACACCTTGA
- a CDS encoding threonine ammonia-lyase: MTPELISGAAERLSGHIRVTPLLNSPVIDRIAQRRVFVKAECLQHTGSFKYRGAKAAITRLQGSGWTGGILAYSSGNHAQGVARAAREAGMTAVIVMPSDAPQVKVAATKAYGAEVVLYDRVAQSREEIGLQLAKERGLHLVKPYDDPDVISGQATVGLEIAQQASDLGIENAEVTVCCGGGGLTSGVALALAEKQPDFIVRTVEPVGFDDVARSLAAGHIQKNERASGSICDAILTPAPGELTFPIIAEHCGKGLVVSDDDALHAMSLAAQHLKITLEPGGAVALAAALFKTDSFAADTVIAVASGGNVEKDVFLRALDTH; this comes from the coding sequence ATGACACCAGAACTGATCTCTGGCGCGGCCGAGCGCCTATCGGGACATATCCGCGTCACACCGCTGCTGAATTCGCCCGTAATCGACCGCATCGCACAGCGACGGGTATTCGTGAAGGCGGAATGTCTTCAGCATACGGGATCGTTCAAATACCGCGGCGCGAAGGCCGCAATCACGCGATTGCAGGGCTCTGGCTGGACCGGAGGCATTCTCGCCTATTCGTCGGGCAATCACGCGCAAGGTGTCGCTCGTGCGGCGCGGGAAGCCGGTATGACAGCAGTTATCGTCATGCCTTCGGATGCGCCACAGGTTAAGGTCGCGGCAACGAAGGCATATGGCGCGGAGGTCGTGCTGTATGACCGTGTCGCGCAAAGCCGCGAAGAAATCGGCCTGCAACTCGCCAAGGAACGGGGTCTGCATCTCGTCAAGCCCTATGACGACCCGGATGTGATAAGCGGCCAGGCGACGGTCGGGCTGGAAATTGCACAGCAGGCCTCCGACCTGGGGATCGAAAATGCTGAGGTCACCGTATGTTGTGGCGGAGGTGGGCTGACATCTGGCGTGGCACTCGCGCTGGCCGAAAAGCAGCCCGACTTCATTGTCAGAACAGTGGAACCTGTGGGCTTCGATGATGTTGCCCGTTCACTGGCCGCAGGCCATATCCAGAAAAACGAGAGAGCCAGCGGCAGCATTTGCGACGCCATTCTGACCCCTGCCCCCGGTGAACTGACCTTCCCGATCATCGCGGAGCACTGCGGCAAGGGACTGGTGGTTTCCGACGACGATGCGCTGCATGCTATGTCACTCGCCGCGCAACATCTGAAAATCACGCTGGAACCAGGCGGCGCTGTGGCGCTGGCCGCCGCGCTGTTCAAAACCGACAGCTTTGCCGCCGACACGGTGATTGCTGTGGCAAGTGGCGGCAATGTTGAGAAGGATGTGTTTCTCAGGGCGCTTGACACGCATTAG
- the napA gene encoding periplasmic nitrate reductase subunit alpha: MTGVTRRDVIKAQAVAAAAAAAGLPVPASAQNLVTDSAVTDLKWSKAPCRFCGTGCSVMVATKAGRVVATHGDAESPVNRGLNCVKGYFLSKIMYGGDRLATPLLRMRDGEYHKDGDFMPVSWDEAFDIMAQKWKTTLAAKGPQAIGMFGSGQWTIHEGYAASKLMKAGFRSNNIDPNARHCMASAVTGFMRTFGIDEPMGCYDDFENADAFVLWGSNMAEMHPILWTRISDRRFSHPHVKVAVMSTFTHRSFDLADIPIIFEPQTDLVILNYIANYIIQNGAVNEAFVNEHVNFKRGRTNIGYGLRPEHPLQQAAEHADDANDSDPITFEEFAEFVSEYTLEKTAEMSGVEESRLEELAKLYADPDTKVMSLWTMGFNQHTRGTWVNNMVYNIHLLTGKISEPGNSPFSLTGQPSACGTAREVGTFAHRLPADMVVTNPEHRAHAEELWKLPEGTVPDWVGAHAVQQNRDLKDGKINCYWVQVNNNMQAAANLMNEGLPGYRNPDNFIVVSDAYPTVTCEAADLILPAAMWVEKEGAYGNAERRTQVWHQLVKPPEGARSDLWQLIEFSKRFTTDEVWPAELLDANPDYKGKTLYDVLYANGQVDAFGMDEVNPDYDNDDAESFGFYVQKGLFEEYASFGRGHGHDLAPYERYHEVRGLRWPVVDGEETLWRFNGDYDPYVTEGKKFEFYGNADGRANIFAQPYEPPAESPDDDFPFWLATGRVLEHWHSGSMTQRVPELYRAVPDALCYMHPDDAVELGVRRGTEVTIISRRGEMRTRVETRGRNKPPRGLIFVPWFDARQLINKVTLDATDPISKQTDFKKCAVRIEAV; encoded by the coding sequence ATGACTGGTGTCACCCGAAGAGACGTCATCAAGGCGCAAGCCGTGGCTGCCGCTGCCGCTGCCGCGGGGCTACCGGTGCCCGCTTCGGCCCAGAACCTTGTCACCGACTCGGCGGTGACGGACCTCAAGTGGTCCAAAGCGCCCTGCCGGTTTTGCGGGACAGGATGTTCGGTGATGGTGGCGACCAAGGCAGGCCGTGTTGTCGCCACGCATGGCGATGCCGAGTCCCCGGTGAATCGCGGTCTGAACTGCGTGAAGGGCTATTTCCTGTCGAAGATCATGTATGGAGGCGATCGTCTGGCCACGCCACTTCTGCGAATGCGTGATGGTGAGTATCACAAGGACGGCGACTTCATGCCCGTCAGCTGGGATGAAGCCTTCGACATAATGGCTCAGAAGTGGAAGACGACGTTGGCCGCGAAAGGGCCACAAGCCATCGGCATGTTCGGGTCCGGCCAGTGGACCATCCACGAGGGCTATGCCGCATCCAAGTTGATGAAGGCGGGCTTCCGGTCGAACAACATTGACCCGAATGCGCGGCACTGCATGGCTTCGGCGGTGACGGGCTTCATGCGCACTTTCGGGATCGATGAACCGATGGGCTGCTACGACGATTTCGAGAATGCGGATGCCTTCGTGCTGTGGGGCTCCAACATGGCGGAGATGCACCCGATCCTGTGGACACGTATCTCCGATCGTCGCTTTAGCCATCCGCACGTGAAAGTCGCGGTGATGTCCACATTCACCCATCGCAGCTTCGATCTGGCGGACATTCCGATCATCTTTGAGCCGCAGACCGATCTGGTGATCCTGAACTATATCGCGAACTACATCATACAGAATGGCGCAGTTAACGAGGCTTTCGTCAACGAGCACGTCAATTTCAAGCGCGGTCGCACCAACATCGGATATGGGCTGCGTCCCGAGCACCCGTTGCAGCAGGCGGCCGAACATGCCGACGACGCCAACGATTCCGATCCTATAACATTCGAGGAATTCGCCGAGTTCGTGTCCGAATATACGCTCGAAAAAACGGCAGAGATGTCCGGCGTCGAGGAGAGCCGGCTCGAAGAACTCGCGAAGCTCTATGCAGATCCGGATACCAAGGTGATGTCGCTCTGGACCATGGGGTTCAACCAGCACACCCGCGGAACCTGGGTCAACAACATGGTCTACAACATCCATCTGCTGACCGGGAAGATTTCCGAACCGGGCAATTCGCCCTTTTCCTTGACGGGCCAGCCCTCGGCTTGCGGCACCGCGCGTGAGGTTGGGACTTTCGCCCACCGTCTGCCCGCCGACATGGTGGTGACCAATCCCGAACACCGCGCCCATGCCGAAGAGCTATGGAAACTGCCGGAAGGCACCGTGCCGGATTGGGTTGGCGCGCATGCCGTGCAACAGAACCGCGATCTGAAAGACGGCAAGATCAATTGCTACTGGGTGCAGGTGAACAACAATATGCAGGCAGCGGCGAACCTTATGAACGAAGGTTTGCCGGGGTATCGCAATCCGGACAACTTCATCGTTGTGTCCGATGCCTACCCGACAGTCACTTGTGAAGCTGCTGACTTGATCCTTCCAGCAGCCATGTGGGTCGAGAAGGAAGGCGCTTATGGTAACGCCGAACGCCGAACACAGGTCTGGCACCAGCTAGTGAAGCCACCGGAAGGCGCACGGTCCGATTTGTGGCAATTGATTGAGTTTTCCAAGCGCTTCACTACGGATGAAGTCTGGCCTGCAGAGTTGCTTGACGCAAACCCCGACTACAAAGGGAAGACACTATACGATGTGCTGTATGCCAATGGGCAGGTAGATGCGTTTGGCATGGATGAAGTCAATCCCGACTACGACAATGACGATGCAGAAAGCTTCGGCTTCTATGTCCAGAAGGGGCTGTTCGAGGAATACGCCAGCTTTGGGCGCGGCCACGGGCACGATTTGGCTCCTTACGAGCGCTACCACGAGGTGCGCGGCCTGCGCTGGCCGGTTGTCGATGGCGAAGAAACGCTTTGGCGGTTCAACGGTGACTACGACCCTTATGTAACCGAGGGAAAGAAATTCGAATTCTACGGCAATGCGGACGGCCGCGCGAACATCTTCGCGCAACCTTATGAACCGCCCGCCGAGAGTCCGGACGACGACTTCCCCTTTTGGCTGGCCACGGGGCGCGTGCTCGAGCACTGGCATTCCGGGTCGATGACCCAAAGGGTGCCCGAACTGTATCGCGCCGTTCCGGACGCGCTTTGCTACATGCATCCGGACGATGCGGTCGAATTGGGCGTCAGGCGAGGGACGGAGGTGACGATCATATCCCGGCGCGGCGAGATGCGAACGCGGGTTGAGACGCGCGGGCGGAACAAGCCTCCACGCGGGCTGATCTTCGTGCCATGGTTCGATGCGCGGCAGTTGATCAACAAGGTGACGCTGGACGCCACCGACCCGATTTCCAAGCAGACGGACTTCAAGAAGTGTGCCGTCCGGATCGAAGCGGTGTGA
- the fabB gene encoding beta-ketoacyl-ACP synthase I: MRRVVITGLGIVSPIGNNASEVTESLKNGTSGISFAEEYAENGFRCQVHGIPKIDLAEHIDKRQLRFMGPGAAYNFIAMEQAIADSGLEESDVSNERSGLIMGSGGPSTSNFFTAHQIVKGKGAPKRMGPFMVTRCMSSTNSACLATPFKIKGINYSITSACSTSAHCIGNGVEQIQMNKQDIVFAGGGEEVDWTLSCLFDAMGAMSSKYNDTPTTASRPYDSTRDGFVIGGGGGVVVLEELEHAKARGAKIYAEVTGYGATSDGYDMVAPSGEGGERSMKLAIKDLGDRQVNYINSHGTSTPAGDVTEVEAIRNVFGEDHPPISSTKSLTGHSLGATGVHEAIYSLLMMQNSFIAASANVTELDPALRADEIVTERRDNAELDTVLSNSFGFGGTNATLVMSKYNG, encoded by the coding sequence ATGCGCCGCGTCGTCATCACCGGGTTGGGGATTGTATCCCCTATCGGCAACAATGCAAGCGAAGTCACCGAAAGCCTGAAGAACGGCACATCGGGCATCTCATTCGCCGAGGAATACGCAGAAAACGGTTTCCGTTGTCAGGTTCACGGCATTCCGAAAATCGATCTTGCCGAACATATCGACAAGCGTCAGCTACGTTTCATGGGGCCCGGTGCGGCCTATAACTTCATCGCGATGGAACAAGCCATCGCGGACTCGGGGCTGGAAGAAAGCGACGTGTCCAATGAACGCTCCGGCCTGATCATGGGCTCGGGCGGACCGAGCACGTCGAACTTCTTCACCGCCCACCAGATCGTGAAAGGGAAAGGCGCGCCGAAGCGCATGGGCCCATTCATGGTCACGCGTTGCATGTCATCCACCAACTCCGCATGTCTGGCCACGCCGTTCAAGATCAAAGGGATCAACTACTCGATCACTTCGGCTTGTTCGACGTCCGCTCATTGTATCGGCAATGGCGTTGAGCAGATACAGATGAACAAGCAAGACATCGTCTTCGCTGGCGGTGGCGAAGAAGTGGACTGGACCCTGTCCTGCCTGTTCGACGCGATGGGCGCAATGTCGTCGAAATACAACGACACGCCGACGACAGCCTCGCGTCCTTACGACTCGACCCGCGATGGCTTTGTCATCGGCGGGGGTGGTGGCGTTGTCGTTCTTGAAGAACTGGAACACGCCAAGGCGCGTGGCGCAAAGATTTACGCGGAAGTGACCGGTTACGGCGCAACATCCGATGGCTACGACATGGTTGCCCCGTCCGGCGAAGGCGGCGAGCGGTCGATGAAGCTGGCAATCAAGGATCTTGGCGACCGGCAGGTGAACTACATCAACTCGCATGGCACGTCCACGCCAGCAGGCGACGTAACCGAGGTCGAGGCCATTCGAAACGTCTTTGGCGAGGACCATCCGCCAATCTCGTCGACCAAATCGCTGACTGGCCATTCGTTGGGTGCTACCGGCGTGCATGAAGCGATTTACAGCCTTCTGATGATGCAAAATAGCTTCATTGCCGCATCAGCCAACGTGACAGAGCTTGACCCTGCGCTACGTGCGGATGAAATCGTGACAGAGCGGAGGGACAATGCCGAGCTCGATACCGTGCTGTCCAACAGCTTCGGTTTCGGCGGCACGAACGCGACCCTCGTCATGAGCAAGTACAACGGATAA
- a CDS encoding universal stress protein has protein sequence MFKKIMVPVDLGHLGQLEKSLDVAADLAGRYDAPVIYVAVISALPSQQARTPTEFEAKLNDFAKSQSEKHGHTASAKTYVSHDPAVDLNDQLLEAIDENAADLVVMASHIPKLSDHLWPSHGGRVATRAHVSVLIVR, from the coding sequence ATGTTCAAGAAAATCATGGTCCCCGTCGATCTGGGCCATTTAGGTCAACTGGAGAAATCGCTGGATGTCGCTGCCGATCTAGCTGGGCGGTATGACGCTCCGGTTATCTATGTTGCGGTTATCTCGGCGCTCCCCAGCCAACAAGCACGTACACCGACCGAGTTCGAGGCCAAGCTTAACGATTTCGCGAAAAGCCAATCAGAAAAGCACGGACATACTGCATCAGCAAAAACTTACGTCAGTCATGACCCCGCTGTGGATCTGAACGACCAACTGCTGGAGGCCATCGATGAAAACGCCGCTGATCTGGTGGTTATGGCATCACATATACCCAAACTCTCCGATCATTTGTGGCCGTCTCACGGGGGGCGGGTTGCGACACGCGCCCACGTTTCAGTCTTGATCGTTAGATAG
- a CDS encoding haloacid dehalogenase type II yields the protein MPIKTIIFDAYGTLFDVDSAARNIAAEPNSPLSPDIWPALSRDWRDRQLQYSWLRSLTAEHSDFWQLTQDALDWALDHQGLSGQSGLRSQLLALYRGLSAYPDVQDTLARLKSQGYETAILSNGSPEMLADAVHGAGLFSLLDDVLSAESVGIFKPSSKVYDIPVSLFGRQANEILFVSSNGWDIAGAASYGFHTVWINRAGLPIERLPGRPDAVVTSLSALPDILKFSDPTPARYFTTHDGLRLAYRDSGGDGPALLCLPGLTRNMDDFRSVASRFADEARIVRLDPRGRGISDHAPDYHSYSIEDETRDALELLDHLRIPEVAILGTSRGGLIALHIAKLAPDRLTGVCFNDIGPEIETKGLAEIAAYIGRDPGLKNHEEAAAALPTMMAPAFKNVSEEDWRAFSHSLWQQGPDGLTIRYDRRLSDAFADQARAIPQASTAWDAFDALAGKPVAVLRGENSIILSEDTLAEMRRRRPDLHVAEIPDRGHVPFLNEPQSQELLRDFIERLT from the coding sequence ATGCCGATAAAGACCATCATTTTCGACGCTTATGGCACGCTGTTCGACGTGGATTCCGCGGCAAGAAACATTGCGGCTGAACCGAATTCGCCTCTGTCGCCGGACATCTGGCCCGCCCTGTCGCGAGATTGGCGCGACAGGCAATTGCAATACAGTTGGCTTCGGTCTCTCACAGCGGAACACTCCGATTTCTGGCAATTGACCCAAGACGCGCTGGACTGGGCGTTGGATCATCAAGGGCTGTCAGGGCAATCCGGGCTTCGGTCACAGCTATTGGCGCTTTACCGCGGCCTTAGCGCCTATCCCGACGTGCAAGACACACTCGCGCGCCTGAAGTCACAGGGATACGAGACGGCAATCCTTTCGAACGGTTCGCCCGAAATGCTGGCCGATGCTGTGCATGGCGCAGGATTGTTCAGCCTCTTGGATGACGTTTTGTCTGCTGAGTCCGTTGGCATCTTCAAACCCTCATCTAAAGTCTATGACATTCCTGTCTCGCTTTTCGGTCGACAGGCCAACGAGATATTGTTCGTGTCTTCAAATGGTTGGGACATCGCGGGCGCAGCATCTTACGGGTTTCATACAGTCTGGATCAACCGCGCCGGGCTGCCGATCGAGCGACTGCCCGGACGACCCGACGCTGTTGTGACATCACTATCCGCGTTGCCAGATATCCTGAAATTCTCTGACCCGACGCCCGCTCGCTACTTTACTACACACGATGGGCTGCGGCTGGCCTATCGCGACAGCGGCGGAGATGGCCCTGCCCTGCTCTGCCTGCCCGGACTAACCCGAAACATGGATGACTTCCGGTCCGTGGCATCCCGTTTCGCGGACGAAGCACGTATCGTACGACTGGATCCGCGCGGACGAGGCATTTCGGACCACGCACCCGACTACCACAGCTATTCCATAGAAGACGAAACCCGCGACGCACTGGAGTTACTCGATCACCTGAGGATACCGGAAGTCGCTATCCTCGGAACGTCACGCGGCGGACTGATCGCGCTGCATATCGCCAAGCTCGCACCGGATCGCCTGACAGGTGTTTGTTTCAACGATATCGGGCCCGAAATCGAAACCAAGGGGCTGGCCGAAATCGCTGCCTATATCGGACGTGACCCCGGTCTAAAAAACCATGAAGAAGCCGCAGCCGCGCTGCCCACGATGATGGCGCCCGCATTCAAGAATGTGTCGGAAGAGGATTGGAGAGCCTTCTCACATAGTCTTTGGCAGCAAGGACCGGACGGGCTGACCATTCGCTACGACAGGCGACTGTCGGACGCCTTCGCCGATCAGGCTCGCGCCATTCCACAGGCGTCAACGGCATGGGACGCGTTCGACGCGTTGGCGGGTAAGCCTGTGGCTGTTCTTCGCGGTGAAAACTCCATCATTCTCTCGGAAGACACATTGGCGGAAATGCGGCGCAGACGGCCAGATTTACATGTTGCGGAGATCCCTGATCGCGGGCATGTGCCATTTCTGAATGAACCGCAATCACAAGAACTGTTGCGGGATTTTATCGAAAGACTGACATGA
- a CDS encoding BCCT family transporter, which produces MNTTEEEVEPPIPEPEGPTEVIETDYEIGQDNIETSVGPIGLDIHNPVFAISGVTIIGFVVLTLAFQNSVGPMFDTLRDTLTAKLDWFFLATANVFVLLCLALIVLPYGRIRIGGPDATPDYSYTGWFAMLFAAGMGIGLMFYGVSEPISHYSTAFGGPVVENGVRTDWAPLQGAAGDEIAAEKLGMAATIFHWGLHPWAIYAVVALALAIFSYNKGLPLTVRSIFYPIFGDKVWGWTGHVIDILAVFATLFGLATSLGFGAEQANAGLNFLFGIPNNGESKVILILAITGVALISVLAGLDAGVKRLSEINMTLAVLLLFFVIIVGPTLAILGGFFSNLWSYAKDLPALSNPFGRDDDNFRQGWTAFYWAWWISWSPFVGMFIARVSRGRTVREFLICVLLIPSLVSVLWMTAFGGTAIHQIVNDGYTAVQEASLELKLFYMLAELPLTQITSFIGILLVIVFFVTSSDSGSLVIDTITAGGKVNAPVPQRVFWAIFEGLVAIALLLGGGLGALQAMAVSTGFPFAILLLLACWAIVKGLAAEPRD; this is translated from the coding sequence ATGAACACGACCGAAGAAGAAGTCGAGCCGCCAATTCCCGAACCCGAAGGCCCGACCGAGGTCATCGAAACGGACTACGAGATCGGCCAAGATAACATCGAAACATCCGTTGGCCCCATCGGCTTGGACATCCACAATCCGGTTTTCGCCATTTCAGGCGTCACGATCATCGGGTTCGTGGTACTGACGCTGGCCTTCCAGAACAGTGTTGGGCCCATGTTCGATACGCTGCGCGACACGCTAACAGCGAAGTTGGATTGGTTTTTCCTCGCCACCGCAAATGTTTTTGTCCTCCTGTGCCTTGCGCTGATCGTCCTTCCTTACGGGAGAATCCGTATCGGCGGGCCGGATGCCACACCCGACTACAGCTATACCGGATGGTTCGCCATGTTGTTCGCCGCCGGGATGGGCATCGGGCTTATGTTCTACGGCGTATCGGAACCCATCTCGCACTATAGTACCGCCTTTGGTGGACCCGTTGTCGAAAACGGTGTGAGAACGGATTGGGCACCGCTTCAGGGTGCCGCAGGGGATGAAATCGCCGCTGAAAAACTTGGCATGGCCGCGACGATTTTCCATTGGGGGCTGCACCCGTGGGCGATCTACGCCGTCGTGGCGCTGGCCCTGGCAATTTTCAGCTACAACAAAGGACTGCCTCTGACGGTCCGGTCGATCTTCTACCCGATCTTCGGCGACAAGGTCTGGGGCTGGACAGGCCATGTGATCGACATCCTCGCTGTATTCGCCACCCTGTTCGGTCTTGCGACATCACTTGGCTTTGGCGCGGAGCAGGCCAATGCAGGTCTGAACTTCCTGTTCGGTATTCCCAACAACGGTGAATCGAAAGTCATATTGATCCTCGCGATCACGGGCGTTGCGCTGATCTCGGTGCTGGCGGGGCTGGATGCAGGCGTCAAACGCCTGTCGGAGATCAACATGACGCTTGCCGTTCTGTTGCTGTTCTTCGTGATTATAGTTGGGCCGACTTTGGCCATTCTGGGCGGCTTTTTCAGCAATCTGTGGAGCTATGCCAAGGACCTGCCAGCCCTGTCGAACCCGTTCGGGCGCGATGACGACAACTTCCGCCAAGGCTGGACGGCCTTCTACTGGGCGTGGTGGATCAGTTGGTCGCCTTTCGTGGGTATGTTCATCGCCCGTGTCAGCCGTGGCCGTACGGTGCGAGAGTTTCTCATCTGCGTGCTGCTGATCCCGTCGCTGGTATCGGTCTTGTGGATGACCGCTTTCGGCGGAACCGCGATCCACCAGATCGTTAACGATGGATACACGGCGGTACAGGAAGCGTCCCTGGAACTGAAACTGTTCTACATGCTCGCAGAACTGCCGCTGACACAGATAACATCCTTCATCGGCATTCTGCTTGTAATCGTGTTCTTCGTCACCTCGTCGGACTCCGGCTCGCTGGTGATCGACACCATAACCGCAGGCGGCAAGGTGAATGCGCCGGTTCCTCAACGCGTGTTCTGGGCGATCTTCGAGGGGCTGGTCGCGATCGCATTGCTGCTCGGCGGTGGGCTGGGCGCACTACAGGCAATGGCAGTCTCGACCGGCTTTCCCTTCGCGATCCTGCTGCTGCTCGCCTGCTGGGCCATCGTCAAAGGCCTGGCCGCAGAACCGCGCGACTAG
- the napE gene encoding periplasmic nitrate reductase, NapE protein yields MDAKPVSANEERRVFILLAVILAPVLAVAIVGGYGFIVWLYQMIYGPPGPPTG; encoded by the coding sequence ATGGATGCCAAACCTGTCAGCGCGAACGAGGAACGCAGGGTTTTCATCCTGCTTGCTGTCATTCTTGCACCTGTATTGGCTGTCGCGATCGTTGGTGGATACGGCTTTATCGTCTGGCTTTACCAGATGATCTATGGCCCGCCCGGCCCTCCGACAGGGTAG
- a CDS encoding chaperone NapD, with translation MPAAASTSAPVHISSLLVRCRPDRIDMVINAICRIPSAEIALQDRSGKIVITLETSSEGEVADAMTRIQLLDGVASAALVFHQMDDPPDNQGAAL, from the coding sequence ATGCCAGCTGCCGCCAGCACCTCAGCCCCGGTACACATTTCCAGTTTGCTTGTCCGTTGTCGGCCGGATCGGATTGACATGGTCATAAATGCAATCTGCCGCATACCGTCTGCCGAAATTGCGCTGCAAGACCGATCCGGTAAGATCGTCATTACGCTTGAAACCTCCAGCGAGGGTGAAGTTGCCGATGCGATGACCCGCATCCAACTTCTGGACGGTGTCGCAAGCGCTGCACTCGTCTTTCATCAGATGGACGACCCCCCAGACAATCAAGGAGCTGCCCTATGA